Sequence from the Kogia breviceps isolate mKogBre1 chromosome X, mKogBre1 haplotype 1, whole genome shotgun sequence genome:
CCCAGTGTCCCTAACGCTGGCAGCAGAAGCGGTCAGAGGACCTCCGCGCAGACAGCGGGAAGCTTTGCAGGGTGGACCCGGGACCGGACGCCTCTCATCACTGACAGGGCTGCAAAGTTGTTTTCTGAACCCCATGGgcgccccctgcccctcccccctccgtcACCTCCTCGAGTTTCGTCCTTTCAAACTTTTTGAGACCCTAATTGGTGGTCTCTGAGCGGCTCCCCGGGACTCCCGCCTCCTGAATAACTCTCATCACGTCACCGGGCCCAAGAAGGGCGTGGGGGTGAACGAAAGGACTCCCcgaactttttttttccagcggGGCCGAACGGCGGCTTCGTGATGATTGGCCAGGGCGCACCACTGCGAGCCTGTCAATCATCGGGCCTCCCGGGAGCGAGGGGCGGACCGAGCCCCAACCCCGGGGGAATCCGAGCAGGTATATAAGACGCCCGGCTAGCGCCCGGCCAGATTGCGAATGCGACCAGCCCTAGAGAACGCATCAGGTGCGAGTAGCCTGCGGGTTCCCGCTGATTTGGCGCGGAGCACTTCGGCAAGCCTGCCCTTCCTGCCCGACCCGCTGGCCCACCGGCCCCCAAGCGCCCCTCCGACGGAGTCCCCAGGCCTTTTCACCGTGGCCGCTCCAGCCCCGGGAGCGCCTTCTCCTCCCGCCACCCTGGCGCACCTTCTTCCCGCCCCGGCCATGTACAGCCTGCTGGAGACTGAGCTCAAGAACCCCGTGGGGCCACCCACCCCAGCTGCAGGCGCGGGCGGCCCCGCAGCGCCGGGCGGCGCAGGCAAGAGTAGCGCGAACGCAGGCGGCGGCGCGAACgcaggcggcggcagcggcggtggcgcgagcggcggcggcggcggcggtgggggcAGTGACCAAGACCGGGTGAAGCGGCCCATGAACGCATTCATGGTGTGGTCCCGCGGGCAGCGGCGCAAGATGGCCCTGGAGAACCCCAAGATGCACAACTCTGAGATCAGCAAGCGCTTGGGCGCCGACTGGAAACTGCTGACCGACGCCGAGAAGCGGCCGTTCATCGACGAGGCCAAGCGGCTGCGTGCCGTGCACATGAAAGAATACCCGGACTACAAGTACAGGCCGCGCCGCAAGACCAAGACGCTGCTCAAGAAGGACAAGTACTCCCTGCCCGGAGGCCTGCTGCCCCCCGGAGCCgcggccgcggccgccgccgctgccgccgccgccgccgccagcagCCCGGTGGGCGTGGGCCAGCGCCTGGACACGTACACACACGTGAACGGCTGGGCCAACGGCGCGTACTCGCTGGTGCAGGAGCAGCTGGGCTACGCGCAGCCCGCGACCATGAGtagcccgccgccgccgcccgcgctgCCGCAGATGCACCGCTACGACATGGCCGGCCTGCAGTACAGCCCCATGATGCCGCCCGGCGCCCAGAGCTACATGAACGCCgcggccgcggccgccgccgcctcggGCTACGGGGGCATGGcgccctccgccgccgccgccgccgccgcctacGGGCAGCAGCcagccaccgccgccgccgccgccgccgccgccgccatgaGCCTGGGCCCCATGGGCACGGTGGTGAAGACCGAGCCCAGTTCGCCGCCGCCCGCCATCGCGTCGCACTCGCAGCGCGCGTGCCTCGGCGACCTGCGCGACATGATCAGCATGTACCTGCCGCCCGGCGGGGACGCGGCTGACGCCGCCTCGCCGCTGCCGGGCGGCCGCCTGCACAGCGTGCACCAGCACTACCAGGGCGCCGGGACTGCCGTCAACGGAACGGTGCCGCTGACCCACATCTGAGCACCGGCCTGCGCTCGCCGCTcctccgccccaccccgccccgcacCCCCGAGTTGGGACGCCTTGTTGTTTAGCTTTGTTTGCCTGGGACTGTTGCCTTGTACCGATGATGGGGAGGACAGAAAGTTTTGCTCTAGCTGTCGGGTTTTGTACAAAAGCAAAAAGGAGACCGGAGCGGCGGAAATGGGACTTTCTCGAGCTCGCCTGCCCCTCTccgctgcccctccctccccttttgtAGGCTGGGAATCGCTGTGTTGTTTGCAAAGAGAAAGCAgcccccccccctcctcctcctcctgggttCCTGGGTTTTTCTGTTGCATTTGAAAATGTTGTTTCGTTAGTTTGCTGTTAGCCGAGGAGTGAGAGGATGGGAGAAACGTACTCTCGGGTGAGGCTAGCCTGAGAACTGCAACGCCTCCTCCCCCAGTCGCGTTGCATCGGTTTTCCTCGTGGGcttgggggggcggggcggggcgctgACCGCTCGGAGCGGCGCGGCAGCCAAAGCAGATGTTAATTTATAGCCAGGTGTGCGTGTGTCTCCCGCCTCGCCGCCCCTGGCCGCGGGACAGCTTCTGTCCAGTCAGCATTTAGGCTAATGAGTTGGTGATTTCTGCCGTGATCTGTTTGATATTTCGTCGCGCTAACGTATTTGGATTTCGTTTGGGTGGTGGGGATAAGGGGCTGTTTTGTTTCAGGTTTTTCAAGGTTTTACTCTGAATTCCTAAACGAGAGATCAATAAATTTTATAACCAACATAATGGAGTCCTGGTAATTTTGCGGGCCTGAAACTTTAGGTGCGGCTTAGGGAGGGGACCATCCCTCGGTATTACGACCGTGGTCCCATACCGGGGccaggagtgggaggctgggggagacGAGTGTGACCTGAAATGGTTCCTTTGTAACTACTGGTGAGCCCAAACACAGAGGCTCCCGATATTTTCAACTGAAACTCCGAGGAGAAAGCGATTTGTCTTCCTGGGAGCGTCTCCTAGGAGCGAGCACACGCCGGCTGAGGCAGGCACCCCGCGGCCACGCACTTGTTGATCGCGGCGGCGGCCacgcggggcggggaggggccgcCGCGGCCGCGGAAACCGGCCTCCAAAGGGGCACATTTACCTTTGTGCACTGGGGCGGGAAGACACTCGAGCCAAGCCGAACGATTTACAAAACGAAAACCCTTCGGAAATATCAGTTAGCCTATTAAACATAAATGATTACAGGAGTCCCTGGCAGGAAACGAATACATTTCAACCGTGGTAGCTGAAGCGGCCGGAGCCAGCATTCAACGCTGGAAGGTGTGGTTTTTAAAAGTCCACCTTAGACTTTAAAAGGTCTCTCAAACTCCTTCgatggctttttctttttgacttgtcAACCCAGTCCACTGACTTGTTTTCTAGAAGAGACTCTCTCATCCCAAGCCTCGAGCCCGCTTTcgattccctccctccccctactCTCCCTCCGTCCCTGACCCTTGGGCATTCCACTGTGCCCCCCGAAAGGCCTTTCGTTTCGCGCCTGGCCACACGGCCCCAGTGTATCTGGGGCctaggaagaaaacaaatagaacCAGTGTTTTTTTACCCCCTCCTCAGCTGTTTGAGGTGATTTCCTTAATCCCTCTAATCCTGTTACCTCGCTATCCCAGAATAACTAAACTCGGGCTTTCCAATAAGCTCGGCCTGGTGTACTGTTTTTTTATCCTCATCCACTCCTGACCACGGGTTTCTTTGCTTGAGGTCTGCTGGGCTCTGGGCGACAGAATCTCCCGTAAATTGGTCCGAATTCCACATTTCCAACCGGCTTCCTTTGTGCGGGCCAGCCATTCACCTGCGAGCCGGGGCGGGCctcggggggaggggcgggggcttTCTGCGGCTTCGGGGGTCGTGCCCGCTTTTTACACATCCCTGCGGATCCCGGAGGCCAAGCTCACCACGCCTCTCCGAGAAAGGTCGGGTCTCCCAGGGAAGGCAGCAGCACCCCCTCCCCTGCAGACGCTGGCACTGCAGCCCTCCACACGCCGCACCCCACCCCCGACTGTACCGCACGGGGTGGGAGGGCTCCCAGCGGTGATTTACAGACCCGGGCGCGTCGCCCTACAGCCGGCGCTCCCCGACCCGGGCCTGCTGCGTCCGGCGTGGCGAGGCCTCGGTACCACTCCCTCCTCTCCCCGTCCCAGGGCCACGGACCTCGGGCCCCTCCGAGCCGGTCGGTGCCGCAGCCTTGCTGCAATGATCGGAGCAAAGTCACAGGCTGCCAGGTCCCCCCTCCCCGGTGCTCCACGTCCCAGGGGCGGGAGGAAAGTCTCTTGTCATATCCACGCCCCTATTCATATCTTTCACAGTGTTTGGGCCTTCATAAAATACCTGTCCGTAGGTGACTCTGGGTTCAGATTGCTAGCAATTGTGGACACAAGTTCGGTCTGAAA
This genomic interval carries:
- the SOX3 gene encoding transcription factor SOX-3 isoform X2, with amino-acid sequence MNAFMVWSRGQRRKMALENPKMHNSEISKRLGADWKLLTDAEKRPFIDEAKRLRAVHMKEYPDYKYRPRRKTKTLLKKDKYSLPGGLLPPGAAAAAAAAAAAAAASSPVGVGQRLDTYTHVNGWANGAYSLVQEQLGYAQPATMSSPPPPPALPQMHRYDMAGLQYSPMMPPGAQSYMNAAAAAAAASGYGGMALGPMGTVVKTEPSSPPPAIASHSQRACLGDLRDMISMYLPPGGDAADAASPLPGGRLHSVHQHYQGAGTAVNGTVPLTHI
- the SOX3 gene encoding transcription factor SOX-3 isoform X1, producing the protein MRPALENASGASSLRVPADLARSTSASLPFLPDPLAHRPPSAPPTESPGLFTVAAPAPGAPSPPATLAHLLPAPAMYSLLETELKNPVGPPTPAAGAGGPAAPGGAGKSSANAGGGANAGGGSGGGASGGGGGGGGSDQDRVKRPMNAFMVWSRGQRRKMALENPKMHNSEISKRLGADWKLLTDAEKRPFIDEAKRLRAVHMKEYPDYKYRPRRKTKTLLKKDKYSLPGGLLPPGAAAAAAAAAAAAAASSPVGVGQRLDTYTHVNGWANGAYSLVQEQLGYAQPATMSSPPPPPALPQMHRYDMAGLQYSPMMPPGAQSYMNAAAAAAAASGYGGMAPSAAAAAAAYGQQPATAAAAAAAAAMSLGPMGTVVKTEPSSPPPAIASHSQRACLGDLRDMISMYLPPGGDAADAASPLPGGRLHSVHQHYQGAGTAVNGTVPLTHI